One Scomber scombrus chromosome 1, fScoSco1.1, whole genome shotgun sequence DNA segment encodes these proteins:
- the dmxl2 gene encoding dmX-like protein 2 isoform X2, whose protein sequence is MHLHQVLTGAVNPGDCCYSVGSVNDIPFTAYGSGCDVVILASDFDCVQIIPGAQNGNIQVGCVECSHQLGRIAASYGNTVCIFEPLSTNPNKRHKLNYQWQKTGQFFLDAITYNLAWDPQGNRILAATERLQLWAPPLTDALIEEEDGQLTDDEPHPVLNDWKCVWQCKTAASVHIAKWSPDGEYFATVGKDDCLLKVWYPTTGWRSAVVVQDLSDKKPPPVHFSFVYLAHPRSVTGMSWRKTSKFMPKGSVCNVLLTSCEDGVCRLWSETLLPEDSLLGGQISENTHSFSSSLPGLAGGKDKIQHALESIHHLKHLRRGRRRSSALVAHSELLPSQLGTQDAHTHRHIAHHANALCHFHISASINPNTDIPSVLADSAVFNPDDGTGGGGFVVHWLNNKDLSFTSSMDLFMLQLRKFSEQQLDQTTEDPLDPEGSTMKFDFDLDEMSDKASSELGEEGEPGEQGSNKASSPGSSSSMPLPSMLLERKMETLTTEWNKSPDMLFTIHPTDGSFLVWHVKYLDEFNQGIFRQVQVSFSSRIPVAFPTGDANSLSKNILMYACTLTEGGSAGAGEQGRMVQRISRSASASAGLGSPALAPSSNSHPGTSPAVMMISKHVDGSLNQWAVTFAERSAFSNVLTVSHKFRYCGHRFHLNDQSCHTVLPLLLTSSHHNALLTPPSAPGSLEGEQPPSFPLPKGLPRKQLRNAATRTFHDPNAIYSELILWRVDHIGPLSCTGGVSELARINSLHTSAFSNVAWLPTLVPSSVLGTYCNSASACFVASDGKNLRLYQAVVDARKLLDELSDPETSKLVGEVFNIVSQQSTARPGCIIELDVITNQCGANTQLLHVFQEDFILGYKPQTEPEAYTPAFPPGEEYQPAPFSEKFFLVVIEKDLNRNSVLQMWHLHLKSVQACVDEPSPDYSFQSQLMVPNQVLNADSSPETSPVRPLPRSASTANLQSASKLILSSKLVYSKRLDLPHGVEVTRATPSAGHLSSSSIYPVCLAPYLIVTTCSDSRVRFWHCAVEGDDGNNEDDRDNRVYRWEPWALMNEEKDNNSAVCVSGRPVAVSCSYIGRLAVAFKQPRQGQLQGSGENFSMHVSIYECESTGGSEWVLEQTLHLDDFTRPSSTLDPRVSVDSNLFVYSRSDLYMSRDHSSPNIKHYVHLDWLSKEDGSHILTVGVGSNILMYGRISGMVNEQTSSKEGVAVITLPLGGSIKQGIRSRWILLRAVDLLSSVDGTPSLPVSLSWVRDGILVVGMDCEMHVYAQWHQDKKPGEGEEGNLSSADIAGGQTSGSASVFEARARSKSVFEGSAAVDEALRAPSGLQEGGLFEAAHSLSPTLPQYHPTQLLELMDLGKVRRAKAILAHLVKCIAGEVAVVRDVEAGEGGARRHLSRTISVTGSTAKDTIVAGRDGGRDYTEINSIPPLPLYSLMLADLDTSYKSAEEAAKGTKVADGEGGHKSSEDQYADLFQVQTVTTDDFVNFATEKPEKKSRVINLSQYGPTYFGPEHAQVLSSHLMHSSLPGLTRLEQMFLVALADTVATTSAEVTSSTDKQYTGGEALDECGLRYLLAMRLHTCLLTSLPPLYRMQLLHQGLSTCHFAWAFHSEAEEELLNMIPAMQRADPQWSELRAVGVGWWIRNINTLRRMVEKVGKAAFQRNNDPLDAALFYLAMKKKAVLWGLFRSQHDEKMTQFFKNNFTEDRWRKAALKNAFSLLGKQRFEQSAAFFLLAGSLKDAIEVLLEKMDDLQLAMIVARLYEADFENSSTCQGLLYEKVLGCNKDGSGYHCSRLHPDPFLRSIAYWIMKDYTQALDTLLERIPKEDDENPDVMVKSCNPVVFSFYNYLRTHPLIIRRHFANPEGTATTVGLTAEKSSADEINLIERKLFFTTANAHFKVGCPVLALEVLSKIPKVTKKSGSSPLSKASSKANLNSTQPLENGTQGGLDWASPAAPTPAWGGNDSLGGLDWSQPMVKVEEDDLKLDWGVDKEDDEDDEDDGLTMKKPEAETKADGGSESIGHKLQREDSQGESEVDVIAEQLKFRACLKILMTELRTLATGFEVDGGKLRFQLYSWLEKEIAAMHTICNYKVEGKEENSEVERWGECAASVDISDEALERIEAGAYERHQMERRRLQAKQQHSERRKAWLRKNQALLRVFLSYCSLHGAKGGGVTSVRMELLFLLQESQQETTVKQLQSPLPLPTTLPLLSACIAATKTVIANPVLHLSNHIHDILHTITLMEIPPHPDIMDDRVNALHTLAASLSACVYQALCDSHSYSSQTEANQFTGMVYQGLLLSERKRLRTESIEEHITPNSAPAQWPGVSSLISLLTSAREEDQPRLNVLLCEAVMAVYLALLIHGLGTHSSNELFRLAAHPLNNRMWAAVFGGGAKVIIRPKRPETPPVAPPQPPAEDVDRYRRRFNMRMLVPGRPVKETPATPPPVPTERPAYREKFIPPELSMWDYFVAKPFLPLSDSNALCDSDESGAEDDDDDDDAFLSDTQITEHSDPNSYSWTLIRLVMVKLAHQSVKNFLPLTGLDFTDLPVVSPLSNAVLKTLENWEHLLLERMNKFDGPPPNYINTYPTDLSAGGGPAILRHKAMLEPDNTPFKTKNHQSFPARRLWHYLVKQEVLQETLIRYIFTKKRKQSESVDNHMDHVTPNCITGASGPNKVEADLGYPGGKAKIIHKESDIIMAFAINKANSNEIVLASTHDVQEVDVSTLVAVQPYTWIGDDFDKESRSSDDIDHRSSHTNIAQASSVPFAPPQMPVSASMPWLGSGQTSMGASVIMKRNLNNVKRMTSHPIYQYYMTGAQDGSVRMFEWNRPQQLICFRQAGNARVTRLYFNSQGNKCGVADGEGFLSLWQVNQTSSNPKPYLSWQCHTKTCGDFAFITSSSLIATAGQSNDNRNVCLWDTLISPSNTMVHAFPCHENGATVLQYAPKQQLLITGGRKGFVCVFDIRQRQLLHTFQAHDSAIKALALDAFEDFFVTGSAEGNMKVWKLAGHGLMHSFSTEHTKQSIFRNIGAGVMQVETRPGNRIFTCGADGTLKMRVLPDRYNIPSLVDVL, encoded by the exons GCCTATGGCTCAGGTTGTGATGTAGTGATCTTGGCGAGCGACTTTGACTGCGTGCAGATTATCCCGGGAGCTCAGAATGGGAACATACAGGTGGGCTGTGTGGAGTGCTCCCACCAGCTTGGCAGG ATTGCAGCATCCTACGGTAACACAGTCTGCATCTTTGAGCCTCTTTCTACCAACCCAAACAAACGCCACAAG CTTAACTATCAGTGGCAAAAGACAGGACAGTTCTTCCTCGATGCCATCACCTACAACCTGGCCTGGGACCCACAAG GGAACCGTATCCTAGCAGCAACTGAGCGGCTCCAGCTGTGGGCTCCGCCACTGACAGATGCCCtgatagaggaggaggatgggcaGTTGACTGATGATGAGCCCCACCCTGTCCTTAATGACTGGAAATGTGTCTGGCAGTGCAA GACTGCTGCATCTGTTCACATTGCCAAGTGGTCTCCTGATGGGGAGTACTTTGCAACAGTTGGCAAG GATGACTGTTTACTTAAGGTGTGGTATCCCACCACGGGCTGGCGTTCTGCAGTGGTGGTCCAGGACCTTTCTGACAAAAAACCTCCTCCTGtgcacttttcttttgtctacCTGGCCCACCCCCGCTCGGTCACCGGTATGTCCTGGAGGAAGACTAGCAAGTTCATGCCCAA GGGTTCAGTGTGCAATGTGTTGCTGACATCCTGTGAAGATGGTGTGTGTAGGCTGTGGTCAGAGACCCTGCTTCCAGAAGATAGCCTGCTTGGGGGACAGATCTCTGAGAACACACACTCCTTCAGCTCCAGCCTGCCAGGCCTGGCAGGCGGTAAGGACAAGATCCAACATGCTTTGGAG TCAATCCACCACCTGAAACATCTGCGTCGGGGCCGGCGACGGTCCTCTGCTCTGGTGGCACACAGTGAGCTGCTGCCCTCTCAGCTTGGCACACAGGACGCACACACTCACCGCCACATCGCTCATCATGCCAATGCCCTGTGTCACTTTCACATATCTGCCAGTATTAACCCCAACACAG ATATCCCATCAGTGCTGGCTGACTCTGCAGTGTTCAACCCAGACGACGGCACTGGTGGAGGAGGCTTTGTAGTTCACTGGCTCAACAATAAGGACCTAAGCTTCACTTCCTCCATGGATCTCTTTATGCTGCAGCTTCGTAAATTCTCTGAACAGCAGCTGGACCAGACCACTGAAGATCCTCTGGACCCAGAAGGATCCACTATGAAGTTTGACTTTG ACCTGGACGAGATGTCTGACAAAGCTTCCTCAGAGCTCGGTGAGGAGGGTGAGCCAGGGGAGCAGGGCAGCAATAAGGCATCCTCACCAGGATCCAGCTCCAGCATGCCTCTGCCCTCGATGCTGCtggagaggaagatggagacTCTGACCACAGAGTGGAACAAGAGCCCCGACATGCTGTTCACAATCCACCCTACTGATGGCTCTTTCCTGGTTTGGCATGTGAAGTATTTGGATGAATTCAACCAGGGTATCTTCAGACAGGTTCAG GTGTCCTTCTCCTCCCGTATTCCTGTGGCATTTCCTACAGGTGATGCCAATTCATTGAGTAAAAACATCCTGATGTACGCCTGCACTTTGACAGAGGGGGGGAGTGCCGGGGCAGGGGAGCAGGGGAGGATGGTCCAACGTATCTCTCGCTCTGCCTCAGCTTCAGCAGGGCTGGGTTCTCCTGCCCTGGCCCCTTCTTCCAACTCCCATCCTGGCACAAGTCCTGCTGTCATGATGATCTCCAAGCATGTTGATGGATCTCTCAACCAG TGGGCAGTGACATTCGCTGAGCGCTCTGCCTTCTCCAACGTTTTGACCGTATCTCACAAGTTCCGATACTGTGGCCACCGCTTCCATCTGAATGACCAATCCTGCCACACGGTGCTGCCACTGCTGCTCACCTCTTCTCACCACAATGCCCTGCTTACACCTCCCTCAGCCCCTGGCAGCCTGGAAGGAGAACAgcctccttcctttcccctaCCGAAAGGACTTCCCAG AAAGCAACTTCGTAATGCAGCTACAAGGACCTTCCATGACCCCAACGCTATCTACAGTGAGCTGATCCTGTGGAGGGTGGATCATATTGGACCCCTGTCCTGCACTGGAGGGGTGTCTGAACTGGCCCGCATCAACTCTCTCCACACCTCTGCCTTCAGCAATGTTGCTTGGCTACCTACACTAGTACCCAGCTCTGTACttg GAACGTACTGTAACAGCGCCAGCGCCTGCTTTGTGGCATCGGATGGTAAAAACCTGCGTCTCTATCAAGCTGTGGTGGACGCCAGAAAACTGCTGGATGAACTGTCAGATCCTGAAACTTCT AAACTGGTGGGCGAAGTGTTTAACATCGTCAGCCAGCAGTCCACTGCCAGACCTGGATGTATCATAGAGTTGGACGTCATTACAAACCAG TGTGGCGCCAACACCCAGCTGCTGCATGTCTTCCAAGAGGACTTCATTCTGGGTTACAagcctcagacagaaccagaaGCATACACACCTGCCTTTCCACCTGGTGAAG AATACCAACCTGCCCCATTTTCTGAGAAGTTCTTCCTGGTGGTGATAGAAAAGGATCTGAACAGGAACTCTGTCCTACAGATGTGGCACCTGCACCTCAAGTCTGTCCAAGCCTGTGTTG ATGAGCCAAGCCCTGATTATAGCTTCCAGAGCCAGCTAATGGTTCCCAATCAAGTTTTGAATGCCGACTCATCTCCGGAGACCTCTCCTGTCAGACCCCTGCCACGTTCAGCCTCCACAGCCAATTTGCAATCAGCCAGTAAACTCATCCTCAGCTCCAAACTGGTGTACAGCAAGCGACTTGACCTGCCCCATGGGGTGGAGGTTACCAGAGCAACCCCCTCTGCAG GTCATCTGAGTTCCTCCTCCATTTACCCGGTCTGCTTGGCTCCCTACCTGATTGTTACTACTTGCTCTGACTCTCGCGTGCGGTTCTGGCACTGTGCCGTGGAGGGTGATGATGGGAATAATGAGGATGACCGGGATAACCGGGTGTACCGCTGGGAGCCCTGGGCCCTTATGAAtgaagagaaagacaacaacagtgctgtgtgtgtgtcagggcgGCCTGTAGCTGTGTCCTGCTCCTACATCGGCAGGCTTGCTGTGGCCTTTAAACAGCCACGACAAGGACAg CTGCAGGGTTCTGGAGAGAACTTCTCCATGCATGTGTCCATCTATGAGTGTGAGTCTACTGGGGGCTCAGAGTGGGTGTTAGAGCAAACTCTCCACCTGGACGACTTTACCAGACCCTCATCAACCCTGGATCCAAGAGTCAGTGTGGACTCCAACCTCTTTGTCTATAGCAG GTCTGACCTGTACATGAGCAGAGACCATAGCTCGCCCAACATCAAGCACTATGTCCACCTGGACTGGCTGTCAAAAGAGGATGGATCTCACATCCTCACTGTGGGGGTTGGATCCAACATTCTTATGTATGGCCGTATCTCTGGCATGGTCAATGAGCAGACTAGCAGCAAGGAGGGGGTGGCTGTCATCACCCTTCCTCTAGGGGGCAGTATCAAACAGGGGATCCGCTCTCGCTGGATCCTGCTTAGGGCTGTGGACCTCCTGTCCTCAGTGGACGGCACCCCATCACTGCCAGTTTCGCTGTCCTGGGTGAGGGATGGCATCCTGGTGGTGGGCATGGATTGTGAAATGCACGTGTATGCCCAGTGGCATCAGGACAAGAAGCCTggtgagggagaggagggcAACCTCTCATCTGCTGACATTGCTGGAGGTCAGACTTCAGGTTCCGCTTCAGTGTTTGAGGCGAGAGCCAGGTCTAAAAGTGTGTTTGAAGGGAGTGCTGCAGTGGATGAGGCCCTTCGTGCCCCATCAGGACTTCAGGAAGGGGGACTTTTTGAGGCAGCTCACTCCCTATCCCCTACTCTGCCCCAGTATCATCCCACCCAGCTGTTGGAACTCATGGACCTGGGCAAGGTTCGACGTGCCAAG GCCATCCTCGCTCACCTGGTGAAGTGTATTGCTGGGGAAGTTGCTGTGGTGAGGGATGTGGAGGCAGGTGAGGGCGGAGCAAGGAGACATCTGTCACGGACCATCAGTGTGACTGGCAGCACAGCAAAAGACACTATCGTGGCTGGCCGCGACGGGGGCAGGGATTACACCGAAATCAATTCCATCCCTCCTCTGCCCCTCTACTCACTCATGTTGGCTGACTTAGATACCTCCTACAAGTCGGCAGAGGAAGCTGCTAAGGGAACCAAAGTGGCCGATGGCGAAGGGGGCCATAAGTCCTCAGAAGACCAGTATGCTGACCTCTTCCAG GTGCAAACAGTTACCACAGATGACTTTGTGAACTTTGCCACTGAAAAACCAGAGAAGAAGTCTCGAGTTATCAACCTCTCTCAATATGGACCTACCTACTTTGGACCAGAGCATGCTCAG GTGTTGTCCAGTCACCTCATGCACTCGAGCCTCCCAGGACTGACCAGATTAGAGCAGATGTTCTTGGTGGCGCTGGCTGATACGGTTGCAACCACCAGTGCTGAGGTCACCAGCTCCACCGATAAACAGTACACAG gtggTGAGGCTCTTGATGAATGTGGACTGAGGTACCTGCTGGCCATGCGCCTTCATACCTGCCTGCTCACCTCCCTGCCCCCCCTCTACCGTATGCAGCTGCTTCACCAGG GTCTATCAACTTGTCACTTTGCATGGGCCTTCCACTCGGAGGCAGAAGAAGAGCTCCTGAACATGATCCCAGCTATGCAGAGAGCTGACCCACAATGGTCTGAGCTCAGAGCTGTTGGAGTGGGTTGGTGGATACGTAACATCAACACCCTGAGGAGAATGGTGGAGAAG GTGGGTAAAGCTGCATTCCAGAGAAACAACGACCCTTTAGATGCTGCTTTGTTCTACTTGGCCATGAAGAAAAAGGCTGTCCTGTGGGGGCTTTTTAG aTCTCAGCATGATGAGAAGATGACTCAGTTCTTCAAGAACAACTTCACTGAAGACCGCTGGCGAAAGGCAGCTCTGAAAAATGCCTTCTCCCTGCTGGGAAAGCAACGCTTTGAGCAGTCTGCTGCCTTCTTCCTACTGGCTGGATCACTCAAAGATGCAATAGAG GTGTTGCTGGAGAAGATGGATGATCTCCAGTTAGCCATGATAGTGGCAAGGCTGTATGAGGCTGACTTTGAGAACTCATCCACCTGCCAAGGTCTCCTTTATGAGAAGGTCCTCGGCTGTAACAAAGATGGGAGTGGTTACCACTGTTCCAGACTGCATCCTGACCCTTTCCTCCGCAGCATAGCTTACTGGATCATGAAGGATTACACCCAAGCCCTGGACACACTGTTGGAGCGCATTCCCAAAGAGGATGACGAGAACCCTG ACGTGATGGTGAAATCTTGCAACCCGGTGGTGTTCAGTTTCTATAACTATCTGAGGACACATCCTCTGATCATCCGTCGCCACTTTGCAAATCCAGAGGGCACAGCAACAACTGTGGGCCTGACTGCTGAGAAGAGCAGCGCAGATGAGATCAACCTCATAGAGCGCAAACTGTTCTTCACCACTGCCAACGCACACTTCAAG GTTGGTTGCCCGGTTCTTGCCCTGGAAGTGCTCTCCAAGATTCCCAAAGTTACCAAGAAATCTGGCTCCTCACCCCTCAGCAAAGCTTCATCCAAAGCCAACTTAAACTCGACCCAACCCCTGGAAAATGGCACTCAGGGAGGTTTGGACTGGGCTTCACCAGCCGCACCTACCCCTGCCTGGGGAGGAAACGACAGCTTGGGTGGATTGGATTGGAGCCAGCCTATGGTTAAGGTGGAGGAAGATGACCTAAAGCTGGACTGGGGTGTTGACaaggaagatgatgaagatgatgaagatgatggtcTGACTATGAAGAAACCAGAGGCTGAGACCAAAGCAGATGGGGGCTCTGAAAGCATAGGCCACAAACTACAGAGAGAGGACTCACAG gGTGAGTCAGAGGTTGATGTAATAGCAGAGCAGCTGAAGTTCCGTGCCTGTCTAAAAATCCTGATGACAGAGCTGCGTACACTGGCCACAGGTTTCGAGGTGGATGGAGGGAAGCTCCGCTTTCAGCTGTACAGCTGGCTGGAGAAAGAGATCGCAGCTATGCATACGATCTGCAACTACAAG GTtgagggaaaagaggaaaattCAGAGGTGGAGCGCTGGGGAGAGTGTGCAGCATCGGTGGACATATCAGACGAGGCCCTGGAGCGTATTGAGGCCGGGGCCTATGAGCGTCACCAGATGGAGCGCAGACGTCTTCAGGCCAAGCAGCAGCACTCTGAGAGACGCAAGGCATGGCTTAGGAAGAACCAGGCCCTGCTGAGAGTCTTTCTCTCCTACTGCAGCCTTCATGGAGCCAAAGGAGGAGGAGTCACGTCTGTACGCATGGAGCTTCTGTTCCTTCTGCAGGAGAGccagcag GAGACCACAGTGAAGCAGCTGCAGTCTCCCCTGCCTCTGCCCACAACCCTGCCTCTGCTATCAGCTTGCATTGCTGCTACCAAGACGGTCATAGCCAATCCCGTTCTCCACCTCAGCAACCACATCCACGACATCCTCCACACTATCACCCTCATGGAAATTCCGCCACATCCCGACATCATGGATGACCGG GTGAATGCTCTGCACACTCTAGCAGCATCTCTGTCTGCTTGCGTCTATCAAGCACTTTGTGACAGCCACAGTTACAG CAGCCAGACAGAGGCCAACCAGTTTACAGGGATGGTGTACCAGGGCCTCCTACTGAGTGAGAGAAAACGACTCCGCACAGAAAGCATCGAGGAACACATAACTCCCAACTCCGCTCCTGCCCAGTGGCCag GTGTGTCGTCCCTCATTTCTCTGTTGACATCAGCCAGGGAGGAGGACCAGCCAAGGCTCAACGTGCTGCTGTGTGAAGCGGTCATGGCGGTTTATCTTGCATTGCTCATCCATGGCCTGGGCACTCACAGCAGCAATGAACTTTTCCGCCTGGCAGCACATCCCCTCAACAACCGCATGTGGGCCGCCGTCTTTGGAGGAGGAGCTAAAGTCATTATAAGGCCAAAGAGGCCTGAGACCCCACCAG TTGCTCCCCCTCAGCCCCCAGCAGAGGACGTGGACCGATACAGACGGAGGTTCAACATGAGGATGCTGGTTCCTGGACGCCCTGTAAAGGAGACGCCAGCCACACCACCTCCTGTACCCACTGAGAGACCCGCTTACAGGGAGAAGTTCATTCCCCCAGAGCTGAGCATGTGGGACTATTTTGTGGCGAAG CCCTTCCTGCCACTGTCAGACAGCAATGCTCTGTGTGACTCAGACGAAAGTGGTgcagaggatgatgatgatgatgatgatgccttCCTTTCTGACACACAGATAACTGAGCACTCTGACCCCAACTCCTACAG CTGGACTTTGATCCGCCTCGTCATGGTGAAATTGGCTCATCAAAGCGTCAAGAACTTCCTCCCTCTTACTGGCCTTGACTTTACAG ATCTGCCAGTCGTTTCCCCTCTCAGCAATGCAGTGTTGAAGACTTTAGAAAATTGGGAACACCTTCTGCTGGAGCGAATGAACAAGTTTGATGGCCCGCCTCCCAACTACATCAACACTTATCCTACTGACCTCAGCGCAGGAGGCGGCCCTGCCATACTGCGACACAAGGCCATGCTGGAGCCAGACAATACACCCTTCAA GACAAAGAACCACCAGTCCTTTCCAGCTCGACGTCTGTGGCATTACCTGGTCAAACAGGAAGTTCTTCAGGAGACTTTAATCCGTTACATCTTCACTAAGAAAAGGAAGCAGAGTGAG tcTGTAGACAACCATATGGACCATGTAACCCCAAACTGCATAACGGGAGCTAGCGGTCCAAATAAG GTGGAGGCGGATCTGGGCTATCCAGGAGGCAAGGCGAAAATCATTCACAAGGAGTCTGACATAATCATGGCATTTGCAATCAATAAG GCTAACTCCAATGAGATAGTGCTGGCTTCCACTCATGATGTCCAGGAGGTGGACGTGTCTACTCTGGTGGCTGTCCAGCCCTACACCTGGATAGGGGATGACTTTGATAAGGAGTCTCGCAG CTCTGACGACATAGACCACCGTTCCTCTCATACCAACATCGCCCAGGCTAGCTCTGTCCCCTTTGCACCACCACAGATGCCGGTCTCTGCATCCATGCCATGGCTCGGTAGCGGGCAGACCAGCATGGGAGCCAGTGTG ATCATGAAGAGGAATCTGAACAATGTGAAGAGAATGACATCCCACCCCATATATCAGTATT aCATGACAGGGGCTCAGGACGGCAGTGTGAGGATGTTTGAGTGGAACAGACCTCAGCAGCTTATCTGCTTCAGACAAGCAGGCAACGCTAGAGTCACCCGACTCTATTTCAACTCCCAGGGCAATAAg TGTGGAGTAGCTGATGGAGAGGGCTTCCTCAGTCTCTGGCAGGTCAACCAGACATCCTCCAACCCCAAACCCTACCTG AGTTGGCAGTGCCACACTAAGACCTGCGGAGATTTTGCCTTCATCACGTCCTCCAGCCTCATCGCCACAGCCGGACAGTCTAATGATAACAG AAATGTATGCTTGTGGGACACTCTGATTTCACCTAGCAATACTATGGTCCATG CGTTCCCCTGCCATGAGAACGGGGCCACTGTGCTGCAGTATGCTCCCAAACAGCAGCTGCTGATCACTGGAGGCAGAAAGGgctttgtgtgcgtgtttgaCATCCGCCAGAGACAGCTGCTCCACACTTTCCAGGCCCATGACTCAGCCATAAAGGCCCTCGCACTGGATGCCTTTGAGGACTTCTTCGTCACTGGATCTGCAGAGGGCAACATGAAG GTGTGGAAGTTAGCTGGCCATGGGCTCATGCACTCTTTTAGCACCGAGCACACTAAGCAGTCCATCTTCCGCAACATCGGTGCCGGCGTCATGCAGGTGGAGACGCGGCCCGGTAACCGCATCTTCACTTGCGGAGCAGATGGCACCCTGAAGATGAGGGTCCTCCCTGACCGCTACAATATTCCCAGCTTGGTTGATGTCCTGTAA